TGCCGTTGTCCTTCAGCTTCCAGACGATCGGCGCCAGCGTATTGTGCTGGCCGGCAGCGTCGAGACCGCCTTCGGTCGTCCGCTCCTCGCGCTTTTCCGGGACAATACAGGCGGCATGCGGTTTGTGGGCCAGCGCGATCTCGAGCATTTCCTCGGTCGCTGCCATTTCAAGGTTGAGGGGGAGGTCGGTGGCCTCCTGGATGCGCCTGAGGTCGTCATCGCGGATGTGACGCCGGTCTTCGCGAAGGTGGGCGGTGATCCCGTCGCCGCCGACGCTCGCCACGATCTTGGCAGCGCGCACCGGATCGGGATGGTCGCCGCCGCGCGCATTGCGGATGGTGGCGACGTGGTCGATGTTTACGCCGAGGCGTAGGGGACGGGTCATATTGAACACACCGCTGCAGAAAGAAGTTCGTAGCTGAGTCCCTCGCGGCTCCACGGTTCGCCGAAG
This DNA window, taken from Qipengyuania seohaensis, encodes the following:
- a CDS encoding pyridoxine 5'-phosphate synthase is translated as MTRPLRLGVNIDHVATIRNARGGDHPDPVRAAKIVASVGGDGITAHLREDRRHIRDDDLRRIQEATDLPLNLEMAATEEMLEIALAHKPHAACIVPEKREERTTEGGLDAAGQHNTLAPIVWKLKDNGIRVSLFIEADERQLDAALKLGVEVVEFHTGEYAHAHLDGDSEKMAREFKRIADMAALAAKNGIEPHAGHGLTYENVQPIAAIPQIAELNIGHYLVGEAVFVGLESAVRHMRELMDEAR